The Paraburkholderia acidisoli genome contains a region encoding:
- a CDS encoding LacI family DNA-binding transcriptional regulator: MTPTIKDVAAHAGFSIATVSRAINAPHTVNPVTLARVREAIDALKFRPNPLGRQLRGERSRLIGVVLPTLANPVFAECLQGIDDLASAQGFRLMLMTTQYDADRERHAIETLRAQRVEGLILTVADADTHPLLDELDADGPLYVLMHNDTKRRPSVSADNHQAAYDGVRMLIAHGHRRILMLAGTLAASDRARQRHAGYALAMQQAGLTPAPALEIDFNAEELAPAVLAHLTHGPQRPTALFCSNDLLAMVVMRGLRRARMRVPQDMSILGFDGLAVSELLAPPLASIGTPNAEIGRAAWQRLMARIGGHYVGPLAHTLPHDLRMGGTVAAIAHAPLAAHGRDAQNAGSETSGGMRGGSSGKAGGRNVDLA, encoded by the coding sequence ATGACGCCAACCATCAAGGATGTCGCCGCACACGCGGGCTTCTCGATCGCCACCGTCTCGCGGGCGATCAACGCGCCGCACACCGTCAATCCGGTCACGCTCGCGCGCGTGCGCGAAGCCATCGACGCGCTCAAGTTCCGCCCCAACCCGCTCGGCCGCCAGTTGCGCGGCGAACGCTCGCGCCTTATCGGCGTGGTGCTGCCCACGCTCGCTAATCCGGTGTTCGCCGAATGTCTGCAGGGTATTGACGATCTCGCTTCGGCGCAGGGCTTTCGTCTCATGCTGATGACGACGCAATACGACGCCGACCGCGAGCGCCATGCGATCGAAACGTTGCGCGCGCAACGGGTGGAAGGCCTGATCCTGACGGTCGCCGACGCGGATACGCATCCGCTGCTCGACGAACTCGACGCCGACGGCCCGCTTTACGTGCTCATGCACAACGACACGAAGCGCCGCCCCTCGGTGTCCGCCGACAACCACCAAGCCGCCTACGACGGCGTGCGCATGCTGATCGCGCATGGCCACCGGCGCATTCTCATGCTGGCCGGCACGCTCGCGGCCTCCGACCGTGCGCGTCAGCGTCACGCCGGTTACGCGCTCGCGATGCAGCAGGCGGGCCTCACGCCCGCGCCCGCGCTGGAAATCGACTTCAACGCCGAAGAACTCGCGCCTGCCGTGCTCGCGCATCTGACCCACGGCCCGCAGCGCCCGACCGCCCTCTTCTGCAGCAACGATCTGCTCGCGATGGTGGTGATGCGCGGCCTGCGCCGTGCGCGCATGCGCGTGCCGCAAGACATGTCGATACTCGGCTTCGACGGCCTCGCCGTGAGCGAACTGCTCGCGCCGCCGCTCGCGAGCATCGGCACGCCCAACGCGGAAATCGGCCGGGCCGCGTGGCAGCGGTTGATGGCGCGCATCGGCGGACATTACGTGGGACCGCTCGCGCACACGCTGCCGCACGATCTGCGCATGGGCGGTACCGTCGCGGCGATCGCGCATGCGCCGCTCGCCGCGCACGGGCGCGACGCGCAGAACGCGGGCAGCGA
- a CDS encoding glutathione S-transferase family protein encodes MQLIGMMDSPYVRRVAISLHVLGFEFEHRSISVFGGYDEFARINPVVKAPTFIDSDGTQLIDSTLILDYLDRKVPAAQRLMPEETLERTYALRVTGFALAATEKTVQQVYERALRPAERQHEPWFERVHAQMHAAWGVLDTLVAGRDGWLCAGRITQADITAAVAWRFMQHMLPGSVDAARYPAIAALSARAEALPEFIATPLE; translated from the coding sequence ATGCAGCTGATCGGCATGATGGATTCCCCTTACGTGCGGCGTGTCGCGATTTCGCTGCACGTGCTCGGCTTCGAGTTCGAACACCGCAGCATTTCGGTGTTCGGCGGCTACGATGAATTCGCCCGCATCAATCCCGTCGTGAAGGCCCCGACGTTCATCGACAGCGACGGCACCCAGCTCATCGACTCGACCTTGATTCTCGACTACCTCGATCGCAAGGTGCCCGCCGCGCAGCGGCTCATGCCCGAGGAAACGCTCGAGCGCACCTACGCGTTGCGCGTGACCGGTTTCGCGCTGGCCGCCACGGAAAAGACCGTGCAGCAGGTCTACGAGCGTGCGCTACGCCCGGCCGAGCGTCAGCACGAGCCCTGGTTCGAGCGCGTGCACGCGCAGATGCACGCGGCGTGGGGCGTGCTCGATACGCTCGTTGCGGGCCGCGACGGCTGGCTGTGCGCGGGCCGTATCACGCAGGCCGACATCACCGCGGCCGTGGCGTGGCGCTTCATGCAGCACATGCTGCCGGGCAGCGTGGATGCCGCGCGGTATCCGGCAATCGCGGCGCTTTCGGCGCGTGCCGAGGCGCTGCCCGAGTTCATCGCCACGCCGCTCGAGTGA
- a CDS encoding FAD-containing oxidoreductase gives MAQRFDAIVIGTGQSGPPLAVRLGASGRKTAIIERALFGGTCVNVGCTPTKSYVACARVAHVARRAAEFGVQIGASARDATANDVRVDLAFVKARKERIIGESRNGVERWLRTAKNVSVFQGHGRFTGAHSVRVSASDGATLDLEAPEIFVNTGTRAQIPSIPGLDTIRYDTNSTLLELEQVPDHLAIVGGSYVALEFAQMFRRFGARVTVLVRGNRVLAREDDDIARAVQEVLAREGVVFRLGAEPRGVAPLDGKAGVRIALDDGALEVSHLLFATGRVPNTDDLGLEAAGIERDAHGHIPVDGQLRTRVEGIWAIGDVNGRGAFTHTSYDDFQIVAANLLDGGFNGIPRSADTRIPAYAVFVDPPLARVGLSEREVRERGTPALIATMPMSRVGRARERGETDGFMKALVDANTKRILGAAIYGIEGDEAIHTFIDTMTAGAPYTTLQYAMHVHPTVSELVPTLLDGLKPLK, from the coding sequence ATGGCACAGCGATTCGACGCCATCGTGATTGGCACGGGCCAGAGCGGACCGCCGCTCGCGGTGCGCCTCGGCGCGAGCGGACGCAAGACGGCGATCATCGAGCGCGCGCTGTTCGGCGGCACCTGCGTGAACGTGGGTTGCACGCCCACCAAATCCTATGTGGCGTGCGCGCGGGTTGCGCATGTCGCGCGCCGGGCGGCGGAGTTCGGGGTGCAGATCGGCGCGTCTGCTCGCGATGCCACGGCGAACGACGTGCGCGTCGATCTCGCCTTCGTGAAGGCGCGCAAGGAGCGGATCATCGGCGAGTCGCGCAACGGCGTCGAGCGCTGGCTGCGCACCGCGAAGAACGTGAGCGTATTTCAGGGCCACGGGCGCTTCACGGGCGCGCATAGCGTGCGCGTGAGCGCGAGCGACGGCGCCACGCTCGACCTCGAAGCACCCGAAATCTTCGTCAACACGGGCACGCGCGCGCAGATTCCGTCGATTCCCGGCCTCGACACCATTCGTTACGACACCAACTCCACGCTGCTCGAACTGGAGCAGGTGCCGGACCATCTCGCGATCGTCGGCGGCAGTTACGTCGCGCTCGAATTCGCGCAGATGTTCCGCCGCTTCGGGGCGCGCGTGACGGTGCTCGTGCGCGGCAACCGCGTGCTCGCGCGCGAGGACGACGATATTGCGCGCGCCGTGCAGGAGGTGCTCGCGCGCGAAGGCGTGGTGTTCCGCCTGGGTGCCGAACCGCGCGGCGTCGCGCCGCTCGACGGCAAAGCGGGCGTGCGCATCGCGCTGGACGACGGCGCGCTCGAGGTCTCGCATCTGCTGTTCGCCACGGGCCGCGTGCCGAACACCGACGACCTCGGGCTCGAGGCCGCCGGTATCGAACGCGACGCGCACGGTCACATTCCCGTGGACGGTCAGTTGCGCACGCGCGTGGAAGGCATCTGGGCGATCGGCGACGTGAACGGTCGCGGCGCGTTCACGCACACGTCCTACGACGACTTCCAGATCGTCGCGGCCAACCTGCTGGACGGCGGCTTCAACGGTATCCCGCGCAGCGCCGACACGCGCATTCCCGCTTACGCTGTGTTCGTCGATCCGCCGCTCGCGCGCGTGGGCCTCAGCGAGCGCGAAGTGCGCGAACGCGGCACGCCCGCACTGATCGCGACGATGCCGATGTCGCGCGTGGGCCGGGCGCGCGAGCGCGGCGAAACGGACGGCTTCATGAAAGCGCTCGTGGATGCGAACACGAAGCGCATCCTCGGCGCGGCGATCTACGGCATTGAAGGCGACGAGGCGATACATACCTTCATCGACACGATGACGGCCGGCGCGCCCTATACGACGCTGCAATACGCGATGCACGTGCATCCGACCGTGAGCGAACTCGTGCCCACCTTGCTCGACGGGCTCAAGCCGCTCAAGTAA
- a CDS encoding cupin domain-containing protein, whose protein sequence is MATAANGNLYAGLVHDAPEERFDPLVEREGVLIERIVSTGQASPPGFWYDDAREEWVVLLAGAATLEFADTADTAGQSRRLVPGDYVHIPAHCRHRVSWTDPAVPTVWLAVYLGAQA, encoded by the coding sequence ATGGCAACCGCAGCGAACGGCAATCTCTACGCAGGCCTCGTGCACGACGCGCCTGAAGAACGCTTCGATCCGCTCGTCGAGCGCGAGGGCGTGCTGATCGAGCGCATCGTGTCGACGGGGCAGGCGAGCCCGCCCGGCTTCTGGTACGACGACGCGCGCGAGGAATGGGTGGTGCTGCTCGCCGGCGCAGCGACGCTCGAGTTTGCCGATACCGCCGATACCGCGGGGCAGTCGCGTCGCCTCGTGCCGGGCGACTACGTGCACATTCCCGCCCATTGCCGCCACCGCGTGTCGTGGACGGATCCGGCCGTGCCCACCGTGTGGCTGGCCGTGTATCTGGGCGCCCAGGCATGA
- a CDS encoding metallophosphoesterase family protein, with product MKSSSRRPQRIALVSDTHNLVRPELLAFVAGSDAIVHAGDICEQAVLDTLAAVAPLTVVRGNNDQGAWAEALPLLATFEVNGVRLAVVHELRDLPGDLADLAAGRVAIVVSGHSHKPALETRAGVVYVNPGSAGPRRFKLPVSAARLTIEANGEFAIEHANLID from the coding sequence ATGAAATCGAGTTCCAGACGCCCGCAGCGCATCGCGCTCGTGTCGGACACGCACAACCTCGTGCGCCCCGAATTGCTCGCCTTCGTGGCGGGCAGCGACGCGATCGTTCACGCGGGCGACATCTGCGAGCAGGCGGTGCTCGACACGCTCGCCGCCGTCGCGCCGCTCACGGTCGTGCGCGGCAACAACGATCAGGGCGCCTGGGCCGAAGCGTTGCCGCTGCTCGCCACGTTCGAGGTGAACGGCGTGCGGTTGGCCGTGGTGCACGAGTTGCGCGACTTGCCTGGCGATCTCGCAGACCTTGCGGCGGGGCGCGTGGCGATCGTGGTGAGCGGGCATTCGCACAAGCCTGCGCTGGAGACGCGCGCGGGCGTCGTGTACGTGAATCCCGGTAGCGCGGGGCCGCGCCGCTTCAAGCTGCCGGTCAGCGCGGCCAGGCTCACCATCGAGGCCAACGGCGAGTTCGCGATCGAGCACGCGAATCTGATCGACTGA
- the proP gene encoding glycine betaine/L-proline transporter ProP produces MTASTSGTSASAARGAASTDLSLDDITIVDNTLLKRAVGAMALGNAMEWFDFGVYSYIAVTLGQVFFPSSSPSAQLIATFGTFAAAFLVRPIGGMVFGPLGDRIGRQRVLAMTMIMMACGTFAIGLIPSYKSIGIAAPVLLLAARLIQGFSTGGEYGGAATFIAEFATDKRRGFMGSFLEFGTLIGYVFGAGSVAVLTAVLSHDALLDWGWRVPFLVAGPLGLVGLFIRMKLEETPAFKREAELREAEEHARPKLTVGTLLTQHLRPFLLCVGLVLIFNVTDYMALSYLPSYLSATLHFNETHGLFLVLAVMVLMMPMTLAFGRLSDAIGRKPVMLAGCVGLIVLSIPSLTLIQTGALVPVFLGLLILGALLSCFTGVMPSALPALFPTAIRYGALAIGFNVSVSLFGGTTPLVAAWLVDHTQNLMMPAYYLMGAAVIGIVSVLALHETARRPLPGSGPSVSTKAEAHAVLRGVRLARELDDEYATANAVRA; encoded by the coding sequence TTGACTGCGTCCACTTCCGGTACTTCGGCCTCCGCTGCGCGCGGCGCGGCTTCGACCGACCTTTCCCTCGACGACATCACCATCGTCGACAACACGCTGCTCAAACGCGCTGTCGGCGCCATGGCGCTCGGTAACGCCATGGAATGGTTCGACTTCGGCGTGTACAGCTACATCGCCGTCACGCTCGGCCAGGTGTTCTTTCCGTCGAGCAGCCCGTCCGCGCAGCTGATCGCCACCTTTGGCACGTTCGCGGCGGCGTTCCTCGTGCGCCCGATCGGCGGCATGGTGTTCGGCCCGCTCGGCGACCGTATCGGCCGCCAGCGCGTGCTCGCGATGACGATGATCATGATGGCGTGCGGCACCTTCGCCATCGGCCTGATCCCGTCGTACAAGTCGATCGGCATTGCCGCGCCCGTGCTGCTGCTCGCGGCGCGCCTGATCCAGGGCTTCTCGACCGGCGGCGAGTACGGCGGCGCGGCGACCTTCATCGCCGAATTCGCCACCGACAAGCGCCGCGGTTTCATGGGCAGCTTCCTCGAGTTCGGCACGCTGATCGGCTATGTGTTCGGCGCGGGCTCGGTCGCGGTGCTGACCGCCGTGCTCTCGCACGACGCCCTGCTCGACTGGGGCTGGCGCGTGCCGTTCCTCGTGGCGGGTCCGCTGGGTCTCGTCGGCCTCTTCATCCGCATGAAGCTCGAGGAAACGCCCGCGTTCAAGCGCGAAGCCGAGTTGCGCGAAGCCGAAGAACATGCGCGCCCGAAGCTCACGGTCGGCACGCTGCTCACGCAGCATCTGCGTCCGTTCCTGCTGTGCGTGGGTCTCGTGCTGATCTTCAACGTGACCGACTACATGGCGCTCTCGTATCTGCCGAGCTATCTGTCGGCCACGCTGCACTTCAACGAAACGCACGGTCTCTTCCTCGTGCTCGCCGTGATGGTGCTGATGATGCCGATGACGCTCGCGTTCGGCCGCCTGTCCGACGCCATCGGCCGCAAGCCGGTGATGCTCGCGGGCTGCGTGGGTCTGATCGTGCTGTCGATTCCGTCGCTCACGCTCATTCAAACGGGCGCGCTCGTGCCGGTGTTCCTCGGCCTGCTGATCCTGGGCGCGCTGCTCTCGTGCTTCACGGGCGTGATGCCCTCGGCGCTGCCCGCGCTGTTCCCGACCGCGATCCGCTACGGTGCGCTCGCCATTGGCTTCAACGTGTCGGTCTCGCTGTTCGGCGGCACGACGCCGCTGGTGGCCGCGTGGCTCGTCGACCACACGCAGAATCTGATGATGCCCGCGTACTACCTGATGGGCGCGGCCGTGATCGGCATCGTCTCGGTGCTGGCGCTGCATGAAACGGCGCGTCGTCCGCTGCCGGGTTCGGGGCCGAGCGTGAGCACGAAGGCCGAAGCGCATGCGGTATTGCGCGGCGTGCGTCTTGCCCGCGAACTCGACGACGAATACGCGACCGCCAACGCCGTGCGTGCTTGA